One Sphingobacteriales bacterium DNA segment encodes these proteins:
- a CDS encoding DUF1573 domain-containing protein has translation MKKLILTFSIFMGIGFAANAQTPTPTPVSVKEAPEHTTASPASPNSNQGSFSIDAEGKLVPTNAPVIEFVEETFDFGELPEGPQATHEFKFKNTGTEPLIISNVKASCGCTTPNWPKEPVAPGAESVITATYNTQGRVGPFTKSITITSNASSPTSRVNIKGTVVKVKNESSPNTKSESIIKE, from the coding sequence ATGAAAAAATTAATTTTAACTTTTAGCATTTTTATGGGTATAGGTTTTGCCGCAAATGCCCAAACACCCACACCTACCCCTGTATCAGTAAAAGAAGCCCCCGAACATACAACGGCTTCGCCTGCCAGCCCCAACTCAAATCAAGGCTCGTTTAGCATTGACGCTGAAGGCAAATTAGTACCTACCAACGCACCAGTTATTGAGTTTGTTGAAGAAACTTTTGATTTTGGTGAATTACCCGAAGGGCCCCAAGCTACCCACGAGTTTAAATTTAAAAATACAGGCACCGAGCCCCTAATTATATCAAACGTAAAAGCCTCGTGCGGGTGTACCACCCCTAACTGGCCCAAAGAGCCCGTTGCGCCAGGTGCCGAAAGCGTAATTACCGCTACTTATAACACACAAGGCCGTGTAGGTCCCTTTACCAAATCTATTACCATTACCTCAAACGCCTCGAGCCCAACTTCGCGGGTAAACATTAAAGGCACAGTGGTGAAAGTAAAAAACGAGTCTTCGCCCAATACAAAATCAGAGTCGATAATTAAAGAATAA
- a CDS encoding T9SS type A sorting domain-containing protein, with amino-acid sequence MKKAFTLFALLLFTALFFAPRQAYATHMVGGELSYDCLGDNKYQFKLVVYKDCDCVDCVPFDAPAYLTIYNDFQFVVGEKPLEMFYIDSVRIEPNVDGLCLETVPFVCVERAEYVSDTVELDITSSSFYVAYQRCCRNSTILNIFDPLENGATYWLTIPYNPDATFCNSSPEFNNYPPIIICADTPLKFDHSAFDEDGDSLVYNLCWPYIGASPDNSQPQIAPFPPYENVNWKPGYAIDNQMGYTAGADSLKVHWETGQLTVTPPYIGNFVVGICVDEYRNGEFLTTSLRDFQFRVADCEVVLADAGVDADVYLCEGESYTLGGYAYGGDFTWAPTDGLSDPSILDPQITPSGDISYVLYVEAGSGCNDADTVNIHVVPPVTAEAGPPATICPGSSTTLNGSGGDTYLWAPGDLLNDPFIANPTTFGLTQTTTFYLTVQDKYGACASLDSVTVFVSNDLVANAGNDKSICPNTETQLDGSATGGVEPYTVEWSPIDGLDNPNSFTPIASPAVTTTYTLTVTSSDACIATDEITVTVSNELVVSGGEGGTICQGESFQLHVSPADAATYAWSDASIEQSANPSVSPSQTTTYTVTVTDANGCFGSASVTVEVIPVSDPGTMPDAQFVCDGASLSIASVNPVIAEGQGLTYVMHTASGNSLGTVLAINPDGNFDITSAPGLQVNTIYYISAVAGPLNTNGNVDFGSPCTRVAPGTPVVFLLPIKLTVKDYCDNVSTLFTLQVSVSGGLPAYDPANEVYNITGEYMGALQYNENVTLGPFDNAITYVLTATDAAGCLGVDSRFVECLKGPAGIELAAFYAQIQPNSTELIWQTATQTNSQYFVIESSTDGFTYTEVCTEPAAGNSNIIQDYQCSHLNPASGLTYYRLTEIDANNQKTIQGVISVMRSKAIQNSLAISQVSTDANQQNLTLYLQKPNTNTLANIQILSTQGQVVQTGQTHHAVWQTDIAHLPSGLYLLIAQVNDEMISKKIVINR; translated from the coding sequence ATGAAAAAAGCGTTTACCCTTTTTGCCCTTTTACTATTTACAGCCCTATTTTTTGCACCTCGCCAAGCCTATGCAACGCATATGGTAGGTGGCGAGTTGAGCTATGACTGTTTGGGCGACAACAAGTACCAATTTAAATTGGTAGTTTACAAAGACTGCGACTGCGTGGACTGTGTTCCGTTTGACGCACCCGCTTACTTGACTATTTACAACGATTTTCAATTTGTAGTAGGCGAAAAGCCCCTTGAAATGTTTTATATAGACAGCGTAAGGATTGAACCCAACGTGGACGGCCTTTGTTTAGAAACCGTACCATTTGTATGTGTTGAACGCGCCGAATATGTTAGCGACACTGTTGAATTAGACATTACCTCCAGCAGTTTTTATGTTGCCTACCAGCGCTGTTGCCGCAATAGCACCATTCTAAATATTTTTGACCCTTTAGAAAACGGTGCCACCTACTGGCTAACGATTCCATACAACCCCGATGCCACCTTTTGCAATAGTTCTCCAGAATTTAACAATTACCCACCTATAATTATATGTGCCGATACTCCCTTAAAATTTGACCACTCGGCTTTTGACGAAGATGGCGACTCGTTAGTTTATAACCTTTGTTGGCCTTATATTGGCGCCTCACCCGATAACTCGCAACCCCAAATTGCACCTTTCCCACCTTATGAAAACGTAAACTGGAAACCCGGCTATGCCATTGACAACCAAATGGGGTACACCGCAGGTGCCGACTCGTTAAAAGTACATTGGGAAACCGGACAATTAACTGTAACCCCACCCTATATTGGCAATTTTGTAGTGGGTATTTGTGTTGATGAGTACCGCAATGGCGAATTTTTGACCACCAGCTTGCGAGATTTTCAGTTTAGAGTGGCCGACTGCGAAGTTGTACTTGCCGATGCCGGTGTTGATGCCGATGTTTACTTGTGCGAAGGTGAATCTTATACCTTAGGCGGCTATGCTTATGGTGGCGACTTTACCTGGGCGCCAACTGATGGCCTCAGCGACCCCTCAATTTTAGATCCTCAAATTACGCCCTCTGGCGATATAAGTTATGTGCTATATGTTGAGGCTGGTTCGGGTTGTAACGATGCCGACACCGTAAATATACATGTAGTACCACCCGTTACTGCCGAGGCTGGTCCTCCGGCAACTATTTGTCCCGGAAGTAGCACTACCCTAAACGGCTCGGGCGGCGATACTTATTTGTGGGCACCCGGCGATCTATTAAACGACCCATTTATTGCCAACCCCACTACTTTTGGCCTTACACAAACCACTACGTTTTATTTAACAGTTCAAGATAAATACGGTGCTTGCGCTTCGTTAGACTCGGTTACCGTATTTGTATCAAATGATTTGGTTGCCAATGCCGGCAACGATAAAAGCATTTGCCCCAATACCGAAACCCAATTAGATGGCTCGGCAACCGGTGGTGTTGAGCCTTATACTGTTGAATGGTCGCCCATTGATGGCCTTGACAACCCCAACAGCTTCACGCCTATCGCTTCTCCAGCAGTTACCACTACCTATACCCTTACCGTTACCAGCAGCGATGCTTGTATTGCTACCGATGAAATTACCGTAACCGTTAGCAACGAGTTAGTAGTATCGGGCGGAGAAGGTGGCACCATTTGCCAAGGCGAAAGTTTCCAACTGCACGTATCGCCTGCCGATGCCGCTACTTATGCGTGGAGCGATGCCAGCATTGAACAATCGGCCAACCCCTCTGTTAGCCCAAGTCAAACAACTACCTATACCGTAACCGTTACCGATGCCAATGGCTGTTTTGGCTCGGCCTCCGTTACCGTAGAAGTTATACCTGTTTCAGACCCCGGCACCATGCCCGATGCCCAATTTGTTTGCGATGGTGCAAGCCTTTCAATTGCCAGTGTTAATCCCGTTATTGCCGAAGGACAAGGGCTGACCTATGTGATGCACACTGCTTCGGGCAATAGTTTGGGTACTGTTTTAGCCATTAATCCGGATGGTAATTTTGATATTACCTCGGCGCCCGGCTTGCAAGTAAACACAATTTATTATATATCGGCAGTAGCTGGGCCTTTAAATACCAATGGCAATGTTGATTTTGGCAGCCCTTGTACCCGCGTAGCTCCCGGAACCCCAGTGGTGTTTTTACTGCCAATTAAATTAACCGTTAAAGACTACTGCGACAATGTTAGCACCTTGTTTACCCTACAAGTATCGGTTAGTGGTGGCTTGCCCGCCTACGACCCCGCTAACGAAGTGTATAATATTACCGGCGAGTATATGGGTGCCCTCCAATACAACGAAAACGTTACCTTAGGCCCCTTCGACAACGCCATTACTTACGTGCTAACCGCCACCGATGCCGCCGGTTGCTTAGGTGTTGACTCGCGGTTTGTTGAGTGCTTAAAAGGTCCGGCAGGTATTGAGTTGGCTGCATTTTATGCCCAAATTCAACCCAATAGCACCGAGCTAATTTGGCAAACAGCTACCCAAACAAATAGCCAATATTTTGTAATTGAAAGCAGCACAGACGGATTTACCTATACAGAGGTTTGTACCGAGCCAGCAGCGGGCAACAGCAACATAATACAAGATTACCAGTGCAGCCACTTAAACCCTGCATCCGGATTAACCTATTACCGCCTAACCGAAATTGATGCCAATAATCAAAAAACAATACAAGGCGTAATTAGTGTTATGCGCAGTAAGGCCATACAAAACAGTTTAGCTATTTCTCAAGTTTCTACCGATGCCAACCAGCAAAACCTTACTTTGTATTTACAAAAACCCAATACCAATACGCTTGCAAATATTCAAATATTAAGCACACAGGGGCAAGTAGTACAAACAGGGCAAACCCATCACGCTGTTTGGCAAACCGATATTGCGCATCTTCCATCGGGATTGTATTTGTTGATTGCCCAGGTTAATGACGAAATGATAAGTAAAAAAATAGTAATTAACAGGTAG
- a CDS encoding pyridoxal phosphate-dependent aminotransferase, translating to MPSISQKGQQMPASPIRKLVPFADAAKERGVHIHHLNIGQPDIFTPQVMLDAIKNISFKVLEYSHSAGNASYRKGLVQYYASKNVALTTNDILVTTGGSEAILFAMMCCCDPGDEIIVPEPFYANYNGFAITAGVVLVPVNASIHNGFALPPITNFEALVTPKTKAILICNPGNPTGYLYTDSELLALRDLVLKHDLYLFADEVYREFVYDGETHTSILTLSGLEANAIVVDSISKRYSACGARIGMLVSRNASFMQTALKFAQARLSPPSFGQIAAEAALALPANYFDEVLTEYTDRRNILVDGLNKIPGVFCPKPKGAFYCIASLPIADANHFCQWMLEHFNYNNETVMMAPANGFYSKPNLGRNEVRLAYVLNGNALKRALTCLEKGLAAYQIQFAENQKAAT from the coding sequence ATGCCATCTATATCGCAAAAAGGGCAACAAATGCCGGCCTCGCCCATCCGGAAATTAGTACCCTTTGCCGATGCAGCTAAAGAGCGCGGCGTTCATATACACCATTTAAATATTGGCCAACCCGATATTTTTACGCCGCAAGTAATGCTCGATGCGATAAAAAATATCAGTTTTAAAGTCCTTGAGTATAGCCATTCGGCGGGTAATGCCAGCTACCGCAAAGGGTTGGTACAATATTATGCCAGCAAAAATGTTGCCCTTACAACCAACGATATTTTAGTTACTACGGGCGGCTCAGAGGCAATATTGTTTGCCATGATGTGTTGCTGCGACCCCGGAGATGAAATAATTGTACCAGAGCCATTTTACGCCAATTACAACGGTTTTGCAATTACTGCAGGCGTTGTATTAGTGCCGGTAAATGCTTCTATTCATAACGGCTTTGCTTTACCCCCAATTACAAATTTTGAAGCATTAGTTACGCCCAAAACAAAAGCTATTTTAATTTGTAACCCCGGAAACCCAACCGGCTATTTATATACCGATTCAGAGTTGTTAGCACTGCGCGATTTGGTGCTAAAACACGATTTATATTTATTTGCCGATGAGGTTTATAGAGAATTTGTTTACGACGGCGAAACACATACGTCTATACTTACCTTATCCGGATTAGAGGCCAACGCAATTGTAGTTGACAGTATTTCAAAAAGGTATAGTGCTTGTGGTGCTCGTATAGGTATGCTTGTTTCGCGCAATGCAAGTTTTATGCAAACTGCTTTAAAATTTGCCCAAGCCCGCCTTAGCCCCCCCTCGTTTGGGCAAATTGCCGCCGAAGCTGCCCTCGCCTTGCCTGCTAACTATTTTGACGAAGTTTTAACCGAATATACCGATCGCAGAAATATTTTAGTTGATGGACTAAACAAAATACCAGGTGTTTTTTGCCCTAAACCCAAAGGAGCTTTTTACTGTATAGCCAGCCTGCCTATAGCCGATGCCAACCATTTTTGCCAATGGATGTTAGAGCATTTTAACTATAACAACGAAACCGTAATGATGGCGCCTGCAAACGGCTTTTACTCGAAACCCAATTTGGGCCGCAACGAAGTGCGTTTAGCTTATGTACTTAACGGCAACGCCCTTAAACGCGCTTTAACCTGCCTCGAAAAAGGGCTGGCTGCCTATCAAATACAATTTGCCGAGAACCAAAAAGCGGCAACCTAA